A window of the Diceros bicornis minor isolate mBicDic1 chromosome 12, mDicBic1.mat.cur, whole genome shotgun sequence genome harbors these coding sequences:
- the E2F6 gene encoding transcription factor E2F6 isoform X1: MSQQRPARKLPSLLVDPAEETVRRRCRDPINVEGLLPSKIRINLEDNVQYVSMRKALKVKRPRFDVSLVYLTRKFMDLVRSAPGGILDLNKVATKLGVRKRRVYDITNVLDGIDLVEKKSKNHIRWIGSDLSNFGAVPQQKKLQEELSDLSAMEDALDELIKDCAQQLFELTDDKENERLAYVTYQDIHSIQAFHEQIVIAVKAPAETRLDVPAPREDSITVHIRSTKGPIDVYLCEVEQNHSSSKTSEGVGTSSSKGKHPERPDKEENPPPQSEELLEVSN; the protein is encoded by the exons ATGAGTCAGCAGCGGCCGGCGCGGAAGCTGCCCAGCCTGCTCGTGGACCCGGCGGAGGAGACGGTGCGCCGCCGCTGCCGAGACCCCATCAACGTGGAGGGCCTGCTG CCATCAAAAATAAGGATTAATTTAGAAGATAATGTGCAATATGTGTCCATGAGAA aaGCTCTAAAAGTGAAGAGACCTCGTTTTGATGTATCACTGGTTTATTTAACTCGAAAATTTATGGATCTTGTCAGATCTGCTCCTGGGGGTATTCTTGACTTAAACAAGGTTGCAACAAAACTGGGAGTACGGAAACGACGAGTGTACGACATCACCAACGTCTTAGACGGCATCGACCTGGTCGAGAAAAAGTCCAAGAACCATATTCGGTGGAT aggatCTGATCTTAGCAATTTTGGAGCAGTGCCCCAACAGAAGAAGCTACAGGAGGAACTTTCTGACTTATCAGCGATGGAAGATGCTCTGGATGAGTTAATTAAGGATTGTGCTCAGCAATTGTTCGAGTTAACAGatgacaaagaaaatgaaag ACTAGCATATGTGACATATCAAGATATTCATAGCATCCAAGCCTTccatgaacaaattgttattgCGGTTAAAGCTCCAGCAGAAACCAGATTGGATGTTCCAGCTCCCAGAGAA GACTCTATCACAGTCCACATACGGAGCACCAAAGGACCTATTGATGTTTACCTGTGTGAAGTGGAACAGAATCACTCAAGTAGTAAGACGTCTGAAGGTGTAGGGACCTCTTCCTCTAAGGGCAAACATCCAGAACGCCCTGATAAAG AAGAAAATCCACCACCACAAAGCGAAGAGTTGCTTGAAGTAAGCAACTGA
- the E2F6 gene encoding transcription factor E2F6 isoform X2, which yields MSQQRPARKLPSLLVDPAEETVRRRCRDPINVEGLLPSKIRINLEDNVQYVSMRTLKVKRPRFDVSLVYLTRKFMDLVRSAPGGILDLNKVATKLGVRKRRVYDITNVLDGIDLVEKKSKNHIRWIGSDLSNFGAVPQQKKLQEELSDLSAMEDALDELIKDCAQQLFELTDDKENERLAYVTYQDIHSIQAFHEQIVIAVKAPAETRLDVPAPREDSITVHIRSTKGPIDVYLCEVEQNHSSSKTSEGVGTSSSKGKHPERPDKEENPPPQSEELLEVSN from the exons ATGAGTCAGCAGCGGCCGGCGCGGAAGCTGCCCAGCCTGCTCGTGGACCCGGCGGAGGAGACGGTGCGCCGCCGCTGCCGAGACCCCATCAACGTGGAGGGCCTGCTG CCATCAAAAATAAGGATTAATTTAGAAGATAATGTGCAATATGTGTCCATGAGAA CTCTAAAAGTGAAGAGACCTCGTTTTGATGTATCACTGGTTTATTTAACTCGAAAATTTATGGATCTTGTCAGATCTGCTCCTGGGGGTATTCTTGACTTAAACAAGGTTGCAACAAAACTGGGAGTACGGAAACGACGAGTGTACGACATCACCAACGTCTTAGACGGCATCGACCTGGTCGAGAAAAAGTCCAAGAACCATATTCGGTGGAT aggatCTGATCTTAGCAATTTTGGAGCAGTGCCCCAACAGAAGAAGCTACAGGAGGAACTTTCTGACTTATCAGCGATGGAAGATGCTCTGGATGAGTTAATTAAGGATTGTGCTCAGCAATTGTTCGAGTTAACAGatgacaaagaaaatgaaag ACTAGCATATGTGACATATCAAGATATTCATAGCATCCAAGCCTTccatgaacaaattgttattgCGGTTAAAGCTCCAGCAGAAACCAGATTGGATGTTCCAGCTCCCAGAGAA GACTCTATCACAGTCCACATACGGAGCACCAAAGGACCTATTGATGTTTACCTGTGTGAAGTGGAACAGAATCACTCAAGTAGTAAGACGTCTGAAGGTGTAGGGACCTCTTCCTCTAAGGGCAAACATCCAGAACGCCCTGATAAAG AAGAAAATCCACCACCACAAAGCGAAGAGTTGCTTGAAGTAAGCAACTGA
- the E2F6 gene encoding transcription factor E2F6 isoform X3, whose translation MLSSLRGLITTTLHDTEALKVKRPRFDVSLVYLTRKFMDLVRSAPGGILDLNKVATKLGVRKRRVYDITNVLDGIDLVEKKSKNHIRWIGSDLSNFGAVPQQKKLQEELSDLSAMEDALDELIKDCAQQLFELTDDKENERLAYVTYQDIHSIQAFHEQIVIAVKAPAETRLDVPAPREDSITVHIRSTKGPIDVYLCEVEQNHSSSKTSEGVGTSSSKGKHPERPDKEENPPPQSEELLEVSN comes from the exons ATGCTGAGCTCTTTGCGTGGATTAATCACAACAACCCTTCACGATACAG aaGCTCTAAAAGTGAAGAGACCTCGTTTTGATGTATCACTGGTTTATTTAACTCGAAAATTTATGGATCTTGTCAGATCTGCTCCTGGGGGTATTCTTGACTTAAACAAGGTTGCAACAAAACTGGGAGTACGGAAACGACGAGTGTACGACATCACCAACGTCTTAGACGGCATCGACCTGGTCGAGAAAAAGTCCAAGAACCATATTCGGTGGAT aggatCTGATCTTAGCAATTTTGGAGCAGTGCCCCAACAGAAGAAGCTACAGGAGGAACTTTCTGACTTATCAGCGATGGAAGATGCTCTGGATGAGTTAATTAAGGATTGTGCTCAGCAATTGTTCGAGTTAACAGatgacaaagaaaatgaaag ACTAGCATATGTGACATATCAAGATATTCATAGCATCCAAGCCTTccatgaacaaattgttattgCGGTTAAAGCTCCAGCAGAAACCAGATTGGATGTTCCAGCTCCCAGAGAA GACTCTATCACAGTCCACATACGGAGCACCAAAGGACCTATTGATGTTTACCTGTGTGAAGTGGAACAGAATCACTCAAGTAGTAAGACGTCTGAAGGTGTAGGGACCTCTTCCTCTAAGGGCAAACATCCAGAACGCCCTGATAAAG AAGAAAATCCACCACCACAAAGCGAAGAGTTGCTTGAAGTAAGCAACTGA
- the E2F6 gene encoding transcription factor E2F6 isoform X4, giving the protein MPFLFKAFPASHSKALKVKRPRFDVSLVYLTRKFMDLVRSAPGGILDLNKVATKLGVRKRRVYDITNVLDGIDLVEKKSKNHIRWIGSDLSNFGAVPQQKKLQEELSDLSAMEDALDELIKDCAQQLFELTDDKENERLAYVTYQDIHSIQAFHEQIVIAVKAPAETRLDVPAPREDSITVHIRSTKGPIDVYLCEVEQNHSSSKTSEGVGTSSSKGKHPERPDKEENPPPQSEELLEVSN; this is encoded by the exons ATGCCGTTCCTGTTCAAGGCCTTCCCCGCTTCCCACTCCA aaGCTCTAAAAGTGAAGAGACCTCGTTTTGATGTATCACTGGTTTATTTAACTCGAAAATTTATGGATCTTGTCAGATCTGCTCCTGGGGGTATTCTTGACTTAAACAAGGTTGCAACAAAACTGGGAGTACGGAAACGACGAGTGTACGACATCACCAACGTCTTAGACGGCATCGACCTGGTCGAGAAAAAGTCCAAGAACCATATTCGGTGGAT aggatCTGATCTTAGCAATTTTGGAGCAGTGCCCCAACAGAAGAAGCTACAGGAGGAACTTTCTGACTTATCAGCGATGGAAGATGCTCTGGATGAGTTAATTAAGGATTGTGCTCAGCAATTGTTCGAGTTAACAGatgacaaagaaaatgaaag ACTAGCATATGTGACATATCAAGATATTCATAGCATCCAAGCCTTccatgaacaaattgttattgCGGTTAAAGCTCCAGCAGAAACCAGATTGGATGTTCCAGCTCCCAGAGAA GACTCTATCACAGTCCACATACGGAGCACCAAAGGACCTATTGATGTTTACCTGTGTGAAGTGGAACAGAATCACTCAAGTAGTAAGACGTCTGAAGGTGTAGGGACCTCTTCCTCTAAGGGCAAACATCCAGAACGCCCTGATAAAG AAGAAAATCCACCACCACAAAGCGAAGAGTTGCTTGAAGTAAGCAACTGA